One window from the genome of Asterias rubens chromosome 11, eAstRub1.3, whole genome shotgun sequence encodes:
- the LOC117296534 gene encoding protein mago nashi homolog produces MADEEFYLRYYVGHKGKFGHEFLEFEFRPDGKLRYANNSNYKNDVMIRKEAYVHRAAIEELKRIVQDSELMQENDEIWPEPDRVGRQELEIVMGNEHISFTTSKIGSLIDVNSSKDAEGLRIFYYLVQDLKCLVFSLIGLHFKIKPI; encoded by the exons ATGGCGGACGAAGAGTTCTACTTGCGATACTACGTTGGCCATAAAGGCAAATTCGGTCACGAGTTCCTCGAGTTTGAGTTTAGACCAGATG GCAAGCTGAGATACGCCAACAATTCAAATTACAAGAATGATGTCATGATCAGAAAAGAG GCTTACGTTCATAGAGCCGCAATCGAAGAACTGAAGCGAATCGTCCAGGACAGTGAACTCATGCAAGAAAACGATGAGATATGGCCGGAACCAGACAGGGTTGGAAGACAAGAGCTTGAGATTGTCATGGGCAATGAACATATCTCCTTTACAACCAGCAAGATTGGATCGCTGATTGACGTCAACAGCAGCAA GGACGCTGAGGGTCTTCGTATCTTCTACTACCTCGTACAGGATCTTAAGTGTCTCGTCTTCTCACTGATTGGTCTTCATTTTAAGATCAAACCAATCTAG
- the LOC117296535 gene encoding dynein light chain Tctex-type 1 codes for MEEYQTAEETSFVVDEVSNIIKEAVEGTIGGNAYQHNKINQWTSNVVEQCLNQLTKLGKPFKYIVTCVIMQKNGAGLHTASSCFWDNMTDGSCTVRWENKTMYCIVSVFGLSI; via the exons ATGGAAGAATATCAGACAGCAGAAGAG ACTTCGTTCGTGGTTGATGAAGTCAGCAACATCATCAAAGAAGCTGTTGAAGGGACGATAGGAGGCAACGCATACCAACACAACAAAATCAATCAGTGGACATCCAACGTCGTTGAACAATGCCTCAATCAGCTGACAAAACTGGGCAAACCCTTCAAATATATTG TCACCTGTGTCATCATGCAGAAGAACGGCGCTGGTCTCCACACAGCGAGCTCCTGTTTCTGGGATAACATGACCGATGGAAGCTGCACCGTCAGATGGGAGAACAAGACAATGTACTGCATCGTCAGTGTCTTCGGCCTAAGCATCTGA